TGTATGGCTGGGACAGCTACTTCATTCTTCGTGGGCTGCTGCGCGCGGGCCGGTGGGAGCTGGCCCGGGGCATGGTGCGCAACTTCCTCTTCGAGGTCCAACACTACGGGGCGGTGCTCAATGCCAACCGCACGTATTACCTCACCCGCTCGCAACCGCCCTTCCTGTCCTCGATGGTGATGGCCGTGTACCACGAGGGGAAGCTGGGCGAGGCGGAGCGGCGCGCGTGGTTGGAGGAAGCCCTGCCCTACATGGTCCGCGACTACGAGATGTGGACGAAGGGCGAACACCTGGCGGGCGACACGGGGCTGTCGCGCTACTTCGATTACGGAGAGGGTCCCGTGCCGGAGATCGCCGATGACAACCGCCACTACCGGGACGTGGTGGGGTACTTCCTGCGGCACCCGGAAGACAGCAAGGGCTACATGACCGAGGTGCCCGTGAAGAGCCAGGCGACCAGCGAGGTGAACCCCATGTTCACCGTGCAGGTGTGTGAGCAGACACCGGGAACGACCGCCTGCACGCCCCAGGAGGCCCACACGCTCTCCGAGGAGTTCTACAAGGGAGACCGGGCCATGCGAGAGTCCGGGTACGACGTCTCGTTCCGCTTCGGGGCCTACGGCGCGGGGACGCACCACTACGCGGCGGTGGACCTGAACAGCCTGCTCTACAAGACGGAGACGGACCTCGAGCACATCAGCACGCTGCTGGGCCGCGACGCCGACGCGCGCACCTGGAAGGAGCGAGCGGCCCAACGCAGGGAACGGATGAACCGGTACATGTGGGACGCGAAGCGCGGGATGTACTTCGACTACGACGTCAAGACGGGCCAGCGCTCGACGTACGAATACGCGACGACCTTCTATCCACTCTGGGCGGGGCTGGCCTCGCCCGAGCAGGCCCGGGCGCTGGCGAAGAATCTCTCCCACTTCGAGCAGCCCTGCGGTCTGGCGATGGGCCAGCAGAAGACGGGGGCCCAGTGGGACTTCCCCTTTGGATGGGCGCCCGCGCACCTGCTCTCCATCGAGGGCCTGCGCCGCTACGGCCGCCACGAGGACGCCGACCGGCTCTCGTACAAGTACCTCGACCTGGTGGCCGGAGACTTCCGCCGCATCAAGAAGCTGTCCCCGGAGAAGAAGGGGGCCATCCTGGAGAAGTACGACGTGGTGGCCTGCACCTCGGATGTGAATGTGACGAAGGGATACTTCGTGAACGTCATTGGCTTCGGGTGGACCAACGGCGTCTTCCTGGAGCTGCTGCACGGGCTCCAGCAAGAGCCCGAGCGCCGACGCGAGGCAAGGCCCGGGAAACCGCTGCCGAGGCCCTCCCCGAGGAAGGGCCCCTGAGCCGCCCGGCCCTCTCCGGCCCGGCGTGCCGGAGAGGGCGGACCCGACGCTGGCGCGGCCTCGAGCCGCGGCAGTTGCAACTTCCCGCTCGCGTCGAAGATGACACAGAAGTTTGACTCTCGAGGGTCGGGAGAGCATCCGCATCACGACAAAGGCGCTCACGTCCCGTGGCGAGGAGAGCACGTCACCCATTACGCCATGAGCCCATGGACACACCCAAGACAGCCGCGGTGGTGGGAGCAGGCCCGGGACTGGGGGCGGCGCTGGCGCGTCGCTTCGCCCGGGAGGGATATGCGGTGGGCCTGTTCGCCCGGAGCGAGTCGAGCCTGCTCCCGGTGCGACAGGAGCTCGAGAAGACAGGAGGACGCGCGGGCGTCTACGTGGCGGACGCGGCGGACGAGGCCTCGCTGCGGTCCGCCTTCGCCAGGATGCGCGCGGAGCTCGGCGCGCCGGAGGTCTGCATCTACAACGCGGGGACGTACGCGATGGCGGGGCTCCTGGAGCTGACGCCGGAGCAGTTCGAGTCCTCGTGGAAGATAGGCTGCATGGGCGGCTTCCTCACGGCACGTGAGGTGGTGCCGGCGATGCTGGAGCGCGGGAGGGGCACGCTGCTGTTCACGGGGGCCACGGCCTCGCTGCGAGGCGCGGCGCGGTTCTCGGCGTTCGCGGTGGGGAAGTTCGGACTGAGGGCACTGGCCCAATCGCTGGCGCGCGAGCTCGGGCCCAAGGGCATCCACGTGGCCCACGTCGTCATCGACGGGATGATCGACACGCAGCGTGTACGGAACATGATGCCGGGCCGCGAGGCGTCGACGATGCTGTCACCGGACGCCATCGCGGAGACGTACTGGCAGCTGCACCGCCAGGACCCCTCCGCGTGGACGCAGGAGCTGGACGTGCGCCCCGCGGCGGAGAAGTTCTAGCGCTTCGTCATGTCGAAGAGCGCGCGGGCCTGGGGGCCGAGGAAGCCATCGAAGCCGGGAGCGCGCTGGGCGATCTCGAAGTACGCATAGGGCCAGCCGCGCGTGCTCCCATCCTTGAGCCGGATGGAGACGGAGGCGGCGCGGGTGGCCGTCTGGCGGAGGGCGCTGCCCGGCTCGCCCTCGATGTCGCTCTTCATGGGCACACCGGCCTCGCGCATGCGCCGCTGCCACACGTCCACGTCGTCCACGGAGCCGGTGAAGTGGTTCACCTTGCGGCCGAAGGCGAGCAGCCACGCGCCGTACTGGGACTCCTTCTCCAGGGCGAGCAGCGCCGACTCGTCGGGCGGGGGCGGAGCGGAGAACCAGTCGGCGAGCGCCTCGATGGAGTCGGGCGGCGGCGGGTCGACGAGGAGCGAGGAGAGGATGCGCTGGGCCTCGGGCGAGAGCTTGTCGGCATGGAGCTCGGAGATGAAGACGCGGGGCAGCCCCTCCGGGTGGGACATATGGATGGCGGAGAGGTGCGTATCGGGGAAGGTGTACTGACCCGCGGGCTTCCAGCCGAAGCGCTCGAAGACCCGGGAGAAGAGCGCGATGCCACCACCGGGCCGGGCGAGGGAGCGGAGCGCGACGTGGTCGTTGCGGAAGCTGCCCCCGGAGAGCTGGACGAAGGTGCGCGCGTAGGGCACCTCCGCGGCGTAGCGTTCCCACAGCAAGTCCAGGAGACGGGTGGCGTCGGAGCTCATGCGCGCAGTCATAGCCGGAAGCCGGGCCGGTGTGCAGCGCGGAACCTACCAGCCCAGCGCCTCGGGGGCCTCGCGGAAGAGGTTCCGCAGCTCGGGGTGTTGCCGGTGCTGCCGCTGCATCTCCCTCCACACGGTGGGGTGCGCGGCCCTCTGGATGGAATGGATGCGACGCGCCAACGCTGTCTGGGGAGCACCCTGCTCTCGCAGAGAGACGTACTCGGAGAGACGGGCTCGATAGCCACTGAAGGCCTCCGCACGCGCGACGGGGAGGAACTCACGGGCATTGAGCCGCAGGATGTTCAGGGTGTACTCGGCCCGCGCGTGGTCCTTCGAGCCCTTCGCCGCGATGGGCATGAAGAGGAAGGTCTCCTTCAGGTCGAGCATCAAGAAGGTCAGCGGATCCTCATGGCGCGGATCGATGAGGGCGGGAGTGCCCTGACGAGGTGGTTTGATGGGCGCATCCGCCCGCCGCCCGACCTCCACCGGCTTTCGCGCGCCACGGGGGAAGAGCGCGAACCGGTTGTTCTTGGGTCCGTTACAAGGACCGCAGGCGTAGAGGTAGTTGCTCCAGGCGAAAACCAGCTCGGGGTAGAGATCCTTGGGCCAGATGTGCTCGACCTCGTCAGCCGCCGAGTCCTCGCAGTAGCCACAACGCCGGGAGCCCGTGCACATCACCGTCAACGCGCGATGGACCTCCGCGAAGGTCTTGTTCTTCGCCTTGTTCCGCAGGGAGAAGTGCCGCTTCGCGGCTTCGACGCGCTCGGGATAGCTCGCGAGTGCATCCACCCCGTCCTGCCAGCGTTCGAGCTGATGTAACGCCGTGGCGGAGAGAGGAACGTCAGGCAGCCGGATCACTCCGGGCTCCCGATATCCGCGTCATGAACGGTCATCGCGGCGGTGGGCTGACTCGCGCGCAGGGCCGCCAGTTCCTTGCGCTCGGCGGCGCTCAGACCCTTGCGCAGCTCCTTCAGGTTCAACTCGGC
This is a stretch of genomic DNA from Archangium violaceum. It encodes these proteins:
- a CDS encoding SDR family NAD(P)-dependent oxidoreductase, translated to MDTPKTAAVVGAGPGLGAALARRFAREGYAVGLFARSESSLLPVRQELEKTGGRAGVYVADAADEASLRSAFARMRAELGAPEVCIYNAGTYAMAGLLELTPEQFESSWKIGCMGGFLTAREVVPAMLERGRGTLLFTGATASLRGAARFSAFAVGKFGLRALAQSLARELGPKGIHVAHVVIDGMIDTQRVRNMMPGREASTMLSPDAIAETYWQLHRQDPSAWTQELDVRPAAEKF
- a CDS encoding DUF1338 domain-containing protein encodes the protein MSSDATRLLDLLWERYAAEVPYARTFVQLSGGSFRNDHVALRSLARPGGGIALFSRVFERFGWKPAGQYTFPDTHLSAIHMSHPEGLPRVFISELHADKLSPEAQRILSSLLVDPPPPDSIEALADWFSAPPPPDESALLALEKESQYGAWLLAFGRKVNHFTGSVDDVDVWQRRMREAGVPMKSDIEGEPGSALRQTATRAASVSIRLKDGSTRGWPYAYFEIAQRAPGFDGFLGPQARALFDMTKR
- a CDS encoding trehalase family glycosidase gives rise to the protein MGLVLAVSVATSAEAREVQRDYGDVLAYISQGWDVLTRSQSSCEVVKDPKLEPGEHSVLYLPMNLPEPASVQALRQKCPEVQVQRLPQVITGPGQVDVRKLRAQGLLYLEHPYVVPGGRFNEMYGWDSYFILRGLLRAGRWELARGMVRNFLFEVQHYGAVLNANRTYYLTRSQPPFLSSMVMAVYHEGKLGEAERRAWLEEALPYMVRDYEMWTKGEHLAGDTGLSRYFDYGEGPVPEIADDNRHYRDVVGYFLRHPEDSKGYMTEVPVKSQATSEVNPMFTVQVCEQTPGTTACTPQEAHTLSEEFYKGDRAMRESGYDVSFRFGAYGAGTHHYAAVDLNSLLYKTETDLEHISTLLGRDADARTWKERAAQRRERMNRYMWDAKRGMYFDYDVKTGQRSTYEYATTFYPLWAGLASPEQARALAKNLSHFEQPCGLAMGQQKTGAQWDFPFGWAPAHLLSIEGLRRYGRHEDADRLSYKYLDLVAGDFRRIKKLSPEKKGAILEKYDVVACTSDVNVTKGYFVNVIGFGWTNGVFLELLHGLQQEPERRREARPGKPLPRPSPRKGP